The Nitrospirota bacterium sequence GAGGCCCACCGTTGCGGAGATGACGGTCCCCCACATCATCGCGTATACAACGAATGTGAAGGAGATCCGAGTCCGGAGCCGGACGGGGTCCCGCACTATTTCCCGCCTTTAAGATAGGCATCCACCCTCTGATGAATCTCTCTCGCGGAATCGTAGAGGCCCGGTGCGGGAGCTTCGAATCTCAGGACCCCCATCGCCTCCAAGGCTTTCCGGCCTCTGGGAACCTGGTCCATGATCAGAAAGGCTTTCTGGAGCCGGCCCCGAAGGTACGGATTCATACTTGTCGGAACGACCACAGGCGGTGCGCCAAGAGGGGGAGACGTGTCGAGGACGCGGACCTCGGCCCGCAGGGAAGGATTGCGTTGAATTTCGCGCTGGTATGCGCGGCTGTGAACGGCGGCGGCATCGGCCATCCCGCTCGCCACGGCCTCCAGACTCCCATCGCTGCTGTTTGTGAACGTGGTTCGTGAAAAAAAGCCCCGAGGTTCGATGCCAAGACCCAGCAGACGGAACAACGGGTAATAGTAGCCGGCCATGGAGAGCGTATCGGTGTAGGCGAAGGAATAGCCTTTGAGATCCTCGACCGTTCGGGCGGGCCGGTCGGCGCGGACGATGATGAGGGCGTGATAGACGGGCCCTTCTTCATAGACAGGGACCGCGATATTCTCGATGGGCAGATCGACCTCCTCGGCGCGAATGTAGGCGCCCGGGCAGAGCAAAGCCGCCTGCACGGCGCCGTTTCTCAGCAGCTCGTTCACCTCGC is a genomic window containing:
- the phnD gene encoding phosphate/phosphite/phosphonate ABC transporter substrate-binding protein; protein product: MRIPVIPSFTVLAAKWSGLRRRHLVLALSVVGLGILLAVAPLANLGERAIEVRLDSSAMVPNGAETPPYRVAIGPILSPNRTAQNYELLTAYLENRLSHPVRLIQQKTHGEVNELLRNGAVQAALLCPGAYIRAEEVDLPIENIAVPVYEEGPVYHALIIVRADRPARTVEDLKGYSFAYTDTLSMAGYYYPLFRLLGLGIEPRGFFSRTTFTNSSDGSLEAVASGMADAAAVHSRAYQREIQRNPSLRAEVRVLDTSPPLGAPPVVVPTSMNPYLRGRLQKAFLIMDQVPRGRKALEAMGVLRFEAPAPGLYDSAREIHQRVDAYLKGGK